The following nucleotide sequence is from Phycisphaera sp..
AGGAGGCTCGTGAGACCGACACGATCGAGGACGACTCGTGCGTTGCGGCTGGCCGATGCGGCGGCGAGCTTGATGCCCGCTTCGCGGAGGGATTGCAAGAGTTCACGCACGCCCGGGAGGGTCTCGGAGGGGGTCATGGCGTGTACGGCATTCAGGAACGCGGCGTTCTTCTGATCCGTAAGGGCCGTGCGCCGCTCGGGTGTGTAGCGGTCGAAGGCATCGCCCAGGACGAGTTCGAGCGAGCGCTCGCGGCTGACGCCCCGGAGCTTGTCGGGCAGGTCGTCCGGAAATGGCAGGTCTTCCCGTTCGGCGAGCGCCCGCCAGGACCTCTCGTGCAGGACGTCGGTGCGGACGAGGACGCCGTCGACGTCGAAGA
It contains:
- the pgmB gene encoding beta-phosphoglucomutase; this translates as MNVRAIIFDVDGVLVRTDVLHERSWRALAEREDLPFPDDLPDKLRGVSRERSLELVLGDAFDRYTPERRTALTDQKNAAFLNAVHAMTPSETLPGVRELLQSLREAGIKLAAASASRNARVVLDRVGLTSLLHATVDGNDAPKAKPDPQCFLLAAEKLEVPPAHCVVVEDAPAGVEAAINARMAVVGVGPVQHDSRVTLGVPSLASVTARDLTALSV